The Sceloporus undulatus isolate JIND9_A2432 ecotype Alabama chromosome 7, SceUnd_v1.1, whole genome shotgun sequence genome segment GGCTCATTCATCCAAAGCAAGGAGCCTCTAGGCAGCCAAGGGACCTTTTTTGTTTGTCTGAAGGAAGTAGAGACCAGCAGTTGGGGAGATGCCTTCTGGCGCTTATGTTGGGACGACAATATTCTTGGCGAGCAGAATGAGGAGGGCCAGGTCTGCGTTTCCACCCGCGCGCTCCAAGGCCTCTCCGGCTTCCTGGGCTGTGAAGCCAGCGCCCACAAGCTGATCGATGTCTGCAGCAGGGAAAACGGGGAGCCGAGGAGCCGCTGGACTGGGGGAGGCAACTGATGGAGATGGCAACAGCTCAGCCGCTGGGTCCGGAGGGCTCTGGAGAGCGGCGCAGGGGATGCTGGGTGCTCCCGTGTCTTCTGGGAGAGAGTGCTGGGTGCTCTGAGGCGCATCCTGTGGGTCTGAGAGGCTGCAGGGAGGAGGCTGGCTCTCTCCTGAAGCTCCAGGAGCAAGAACCTGGTCAGAGGAGGATGGGCAGCATTCGCTCCTCCAGCGCTGCTCCAGAGTGGTCGAGGACCTCAAAAACGCTGAAGACTCTTGAACAACCAATGCCTCCCGCTCACAGCTCACAGCTGACCGGTGGATCTCCCGCACGTCAATGCTCTCCGCTCCAGCTGCGAATGTTTGCATCCCTGCCAATGCCTCAACGCTCACACGTTCAGGAAAGGAGAGTCCTGCGTCCTGGCTATCTGGATGGGTGCATTCACGTTCCTCTGGAGAAACCTCATTCTCGGCAGCTTGCGCTTCTGGAACAGGTGCCAGCGGAGAAATGGCCATCTCCTGTTTGGAACTGACAACCAGGAGCTGGTGGAGCTCTTTCAAGGCAGAGGTGAGGGAGAGGCATGGCTCTTCCCCCGGGTCGCTCAGCTGGCCTCCAGACACAGACGACGACGCCACCGAAAGGCTGACTACAGCCGATTCAAAGCCTGTACTTCCAGATGGCATCAGATCACTCCCAGGAGGTGAAGGAGAGTCACGCTTTGAGAGCTCCACCTCCATTATGGAGCCCTGTGAGTCGGTatccatggatgagacatttgGCTTCTCTGAAGGGTCACTGGCAGCAACAAGAAACTCCTCTGCAGCATCCACTTCCATGGAGGTTTCACTCCCAGGGCACGGGTACGCAGCATGTCCTGGCCTCCTTTCCTCCTGCCAGGAAAGCCCCATCGCTCCTTCCTCCGGGCCGCCTCTTCCCTCAGAAAGGGCATCACCAAGGCTTGGCTCTGCATTCGGACGCAACGGGGAAGCGGCCTCTGGGCTCAGACGTTCTTCAGCTTTGGGCTCATTCTGTTCCTTCTGAAACAGTTCTTTGTTTCCAGGTTTTCCACACGTCTTGAGATCTAAGTGAAGCTCATGCACTGGATCCCCTTCCGCATGCTCCAGAAGGAAGGGTCCAACCAGTTCTTTTGTCTGTCTGTTAGATacgctgcttcctcctccttcaacgGGAGGCTCCAAAGTAAGAAGCTCCTCTTGAGAATTTGGTTTTTGTAGACCGAAGCAAGCAGCCGGCTTTTCAGAGGCGGTCTGTGAAGGAATAGTTGGACTGCGGGAGGACtctcttccacttttcccagctgGAGCAGCACCGACATTGGCAGAAGCAACGGGATCAGAAACCACTGGCAGAGGCAGATCTCCATTTTCCAGCGTTCCTGAAGAGTCAGGAAGAGAATCCTCAGACTTTACAGCTCTACGATTAACAGTCTTAGCCTGACTGCTCCTGCGAGAGCAAACTGAAGGAGCAGAGGTTGAACGGTCAAGTATTCGGCTTCTAGGGTTATTGGTCTTTGGACCAATCTCTGGATAACGGACGGGACGTTTGAATCCATCTGGCGTTGGTAACGATGGCGTTTCTAGTGAGGTAGTTTCTTGGTCACTATTCTCTGTACacgggaaaggagaaagagagagagagagagaaagagagagagagagagagaaggtgtaAGACTCTGGTTACATTTGAAGAACATTTATCAGAGAAGGGAGCGTTAAAGAGCTCATCTGCTGAAGCCACTGGACTGACACGGATGGATTCGGGGGGCTAGTCGGCAAGGTTCCTCCTTTCACTGACCCCTTGATGGGGTGGGAGAGGCCATGTGCCCATCTTAGCTGTCCTAGTAGGGAGAGGTGGccatttctctcctcccctccctgggAGCCATTTCACTGAGCCCTCAAACAACCGTCTGAAGGCCTTTGTATCTAAATTTACTCACTTCCCACTTCCCTTTCTGTTATCCATCCCTCCCAAGCCCCTCTCCCTCCTAGTTCTCATCTACATGGCTGTCCATTGTGTTGGCCTCTTTGCCAGGAAGGCAAGAGTAAAGTGGAGAAAATAAAAGAGTGGAGAGGAGCCATAAAACTATGGAAAGGCTTCACGTTTTCCAGTCCTCAAGAAGAATGCAATGAGGAAAGGTTCATGGTGGAAAAAACTAATGTTTCAAGAGTATAGGCTATAACTATTTTAACTGGACATCCCCAGCACCTCCCGGGacaagagggaaggcaggggCGCAAGTGAAAGCAGGCTGACCATAGGCTCTTGTCTTTCAAGGCTGCTGGAGAAAGAGATTTTTGCTGAGCTAAATGCAAGCAGCTGG includes the following:
- the LOC121937236 gene encoding regulatory solute carrier protein family 1 member 1 isoform X1, which encodes MLLTVFCLRLDRSELTFSLQVDADFELQNFRALCELESGIPAAQSQIVYAERPLTDNHRSLASYGLKDGDVVILQQVENAETRPPAPFPGLPRIDFSSIAVPGSSSAPPTQLPPQPPATPRPRPSPPELPSTPQGLDNPALLRDMLLANPHELSLLKERNPPLAEALLSGDLEKFTRVLVEQQQDRARREQERIRLFSADPFDLEAQAKIEEDIRQQNIEENMTIAMEEAPESFGQVVMLYINCKVNGHPVKAFVDSGAQMTIMSQACAERCNIMRLVDRRWAGIAKGVGTQKIIGRVHLAQVQIEGDFLPCSFSILEEQPMDMLLGLDMLKRHQCSIDLKKNVLVIGTTGSQTTFLPEGELPECARLAYGAGREDVRPEEIADQELAEALQKSADEAENSDQETTSLETPSLPTPDGFKRPVRYPEIGPKTNNPRSRILDRSTSAPSVCSRRSSQAKTVNRRAVKSEDSLPDSSGTLENGDLPLPVVSDPVASANVGAAPAGKSGRESSRSPTIPSQTASEKPAACFGLQKPNSQEELLTLEPPVEGGGSSVSNRQTKELVGPFLLEHAEGDPVHELHLDLKTCGKPGNKELFQKEQNEPKAEERLSPEAASPLRPNAEPSLGDALSEGRGGPEEGAMGLSWQEERRPGHAAYPCPGSETSMEVDAAEEFLVAASDPSEKPNVSSMDTDSQGSIMEVELSKRDSPSPPGSDLMPSGSTGFESAVVSLSVASSSVSGGQLSDPGEEPCLSLTSALKELHQLLVVSSKQEMAISPLAPVPEAQAAENEVSPEERECTHPDSQDAGLSFPERVSVEALAGMQTFAAGAESIDVREIHRSAVSCEREALVVQESSAFLRSSTTLEQRWRSECCPSSSDQVLAPGASGESQPPPCSLSDPQDAPQSTQHSLPEDTGAPSIPCAALQSPPDPAAELLPSPSVASPSPAAPRLPVFPAADIDQLVGAGFTAQEAGEALERAGGNADLALLILLAKNIVVPT